A DNA window from Vigna angularis cultivar LongXiaoDou No.4 chromosome 1, ASM1680809v1, whole genome shotgun sequence contains the following coding sequences:
- the LOC108327185 gene encoding uncharacterized protein LOC108327185: protein MPKNMLDFNWEVGTYFVDKEDILDAIKSYVVENGKNLKLVKNDKKRIRVKCLGSKGECPWVAYFGFMDAVKSWQLRTVVDRHTCSREHKLRLFNAKWLSRKLEKTIRENHNVKGVDIRDKITRKWNIAISKNMAYRAKAYASNEVAGSFSKQYSTIYDYAHELLVRNPGSTIKVKVEPYDGKPIFKRFYACLKACKDSFVSCRPISGLDGAFLKGRHHGELLTVVARDANDQMLPLAYAIVEVENKETWTWFMELLIEDLGGPEVCSSLTIISYQQKGLLQVVQDVIPGVAQRFCVRHLYANFRKKFHGKNLKKLMWRAAIATHPQKWENEMRSIKEVNQDVLQHLISIPPRSRFTSTTQCDTLVNNMSEAFNSVLVNTRTKPIITMLEEIRLYMMKRWATNRSRVTSFKSSICPKILSRLQKEALLTKNWIPRLLEVRHVSQSGDKFVVDIDQYSCSAGNGASVEYLVYMHWQQ, encoded by the exons ATGCCAAAAAATATGCTTGATTTCAACTGGGAAGTGGGAACATATTTCGTGGATAAAGAAGACATCCTTGATGCCATCAAAAGTTATGTAGTAGAGAATGGGaaaaatttgaaacttgttaaaaatgataaaaaaagaataagggTTAAATGTTTGGGATCAAAAGGAGAATGTCCATGGGTTGCATATTTTGGTTTCATGGATGCAGTAAAGTCATGGCAACTGAGGACTGTGGTTGACAGACATACATGCAGTAGGGAACACAAGTTACGGTTATTCAATGCAAAATGGCTTAGTagaaaattggaaaaaacaATCAGAGAGAATCATAATGTAAAGGGAGttgatattagagataaaattacTAGGAAATGGAACATAGCAATATCTAAGAATATGGCTTACAGGGCCAAAGCCTATGCATCAAACGAAGTGGCAGGATCCTTTAGTAAGCAATATAGTACAATTTATGATTATGCTCATGAATTATTAGTAAGAAACCCTGGGTCCACAATCAAGGTGAAAGTTGAGCCATATGATGGGAAACCAATATTCAAGAGATTTTACGCATGCCTAAAGGCATGCAAAGATAGCTTTGTCTCATGCAGGCCAATCAGTGGCCTTGATGGAGCCTTTTTGAAAGGCAGACATCATGGTGAGCTATTAACTGTTGTGGCTCGAGATGCAAACGACCAAATGTTGCCACTGGCGTATGCAATCGTAGAAGTTGAGAACAAGGAGACTTGGACATGGTTTATGGAGCTACTGATTGAAGACCTAGGTGGACCTGAGGTGTGTTCTTCACTTACAATCATATCATATCAACAGAAG GGTTTGTTACAAGTTGTACAAGATGTTATTCCTGGAGTTGCACAAAGATTTTGTGTAAGGCATTTATATGCCAACTTTAGGAAGAAATTCCATGGAAAGAATCTGAAAAAGCTTATGTGGAGGGCAGCTATAGCAACCCACCCACAAAAATGGGAGAACGAGATGAGAAGTATCAAAGAGGTGAACCAAGATGTTTTACAACACTTGATATCTATTCCTCCAAG ATCAAGGTTCACAAGCACAACTCAATGTGATACTTTGGTAAACAACATGTCAGAAGCCTTTAATAGTGTTCTGGTAAATACGAGGACAAAACCAATTATTACAATGTTGGAGGAAATCAGACTATACATGATGAAGAGATGGGCCACTAATAGGTCAAGGGTAACTTCATTTAAGTCATCAATTTGTCCAAAAATACTGAGTAGACTACAAAAGGAGGCACTACTAACAAAGAATTGGATTCCCAG GCTACTTGAAGTCAGACATGTGTCCCAAAGTGGGGACAAGTTTGTGGTGGATATAGATCAATATTCATGCTCTGCAGGAAATGGAGCATCAGTGGAATACCTTGTGTACATGCATTGGCAGCAATGA